A genomic window from Bacillus rossius redtenbacheri isolate Brsri chromosome 7, Brsri_v3, whole genome shotgun sequence includes:
- the LOC134533824 gene encoding MICOS complex subunit MIC13 homolog QIL1 has product MFKYVKFGVKTGIAGAAIYYTVQEGLWDDAERSEQLYKKICSTALPYIKEVPVEVPDLPKIDDMCHGAQSYWNKGIKISFSFLGDLPQHVTTWTKTGILKVSEQLQQLSSGAEEPKKN; this is encoded by the exons ATGTTTAAGTATGTGAA GTTTGGCGTAAAAACAGGGATtgcaggtgctgccatctactaCACAGTCCAAGAAGGTCTGTGGGATGATGCAGAGAGGAGTGAGCAACTATACAAGAAGATATGTTCAACTGCTCTTCCATACATCAAGGAAGTGCCTGTAGAG GTTCCTGATTTACCGAAGATTGATGACATGTGCCACGGAGCTCAGAGTTATTGGAACAAAGGTATCAAAATTTCATTTTCCTTCCTCGGGGATCTTCCGCAGCATGTCACTACGTGGACAAAAACTGGCATCTTGAAAGTCTCTGAGCAGTTGCAGCAGTTAAGTTCTGGGGCAGAAGAACCAAAGAAAAACTGA